One genomic segment of Sebastes fasciatus isolate fSebFas1 chromosome 17, fSebFas1.pri, whole genome shotgun sequence includes these proteins:
- the LOC141753912 gene encoding receptor-transporting protein 3-like has protein sequence MSRCTDWVPSLWKDTFDELLDDDSELDYGDQWSLNFSYSQTDTVTKEERKRGWKVFCHTAYGHFQCASCQKIWPSARVVVLFRYRLRGDRGTVIMRPFGQACRSCQDDEFELSGFSQQEVEKALLRLCSKIRKNCYDDEDDNDDDDVSSAGSARVRTKPHEATLCQACIQGICCQDDD, from the exons ATGAGCAGATGCACAG ACTGGGTTCCTTCCTTGTGGAAAGACACCTTTGATGAATTGCTGGATGATGACAGTGAGCTGGACTATGGAGACCAGTGGAGTCTCAACTTCAGCTAcagccagacagacacagtcaccaaggaggagaggaagagaggctgGAAGGTCTTCTGCCACACTGCCTATGGACA CTTCCAGTGTGCATCCTGCCAAAAGATCTGGCCTTCAGCACGGGTGGTGGTGTTGTTCCGTTACCGGCTGCGGGGTGACCGGGGGACGGTGATCATGCGGCCCTTTGGACAGGCATGTCGCAGTTGCCAGGACGATGAGTTTGAACTCTCCGGTTTTTCCCAGCAAGAGGTGGAAAAGGCCTTGCTCAGGCTGTGTTCCAAAATCCGGAAGAATTGCTACGACGATGAGGACGacaacgatgatgatgatgtctcaTCAGCAGGCTCTGCCAGGGTGCGGACCAAACCGCATGAGGCGACCCTGTGTCAGGCCTGCATTCAAGGCATCTGCTGTCAGGATGATGATTAG